In Helicobacter mastomyrinus, a single genomic region encodes these proteins:
- a CDS encoding ribonuclease R, translated as MIYFYTLIAQSTLKNRIPKSFSHALAQLQDMDALESKGKHIALKSTLVIGIIDIAQSGKVFVKDLRSPHTKDAFLDGIKGMGFRKGDIILAKIKSRERLHFITLLYRAKPYCFAVLVLQKGMIKAVELGVKSHKAAFITLKASQKSLRTLPPYCVVRVEIATGKITEVLGILKDAHIDEKLALNGMAKDFSPIAIQNAKAFDDTLCKEMYTHRVDLSHLPFCVIDPKDAKDHDDAIYFDTKEQTLYVAIADVSEYVSMESELDKNTRQRGFSIYFPHKVIPMLPNELSSGICSLKAQKLSLAMVWKICLNKQAHILQSELLEAMIMPQANVSYEEVEAFLHNQPNPLPKAIQKWLKAYVPYVKKAKAHRLKQGYEFCSEEITLELNVEGKISHWQRHQQGLAHSIIEESMLLANVESAKMLENTAPQGIYRIHPTPKKDRIGFLLWQLENMGFEIPQTKDIHKLIHTLQAQSAYMYTHNVEAHTLKMRDILDSMIIQSFAKATYSTHNIGHFGLGFDVYTHFTSPIRRYSDLVVHRILKAILHKHKSIDFLTHTLNGIAEELNVKERQISHIEQAFYRLKMLRYAAELLDSHKQVMCPAIVIDESSHCIALDVIPQMKITLSHSLEKYTIINVRLESVDLIQGAIYGTYLE; from the coding sequence ATGATTTATTTTTACACACTCATTGCGCAATCTACATTGAAAAATCGCATTCCTAAATCCTTTTCTCACGCATTAGCCCAACTGCAAGATATGGATGCACTTGAATCCAAAGGAAAGCATATCGCGCTTAAATCTACCCTTGTTATAGGCATTATAGATATTGCCCAATCAGGCAAAGTTTTTGTAAAAGACCTTCGCTCTCCTCATACTAAAGATGCCTTTCTTGATGGTATAAAGGGTATGGGGTTTAGAAAGGGCGATATCATCTTAGCAAAGATTAAAAGTAGAGAGAGGCTGCATTTTATCACCCTTTTGTATCGTGCTAAGCCATATTGTTTTGCTGTGCTTGTACTACAAAAAGGTATGATAAAAGCTGTGGAATTGGGGGTCAAGTCTCATAAAGCCGCATTTATCACCCTTAAAGCCTCGCAAAAGTCCCTCCGTACCTTGCCTCCCTATTGTGTAGTGAGAGTAGAAATCGCCACGGGTAAAATTACTGAAGTGCTGGGGATTCTAAAAGATGCTCATATTGATGAAAAACTCGCCCTCAATGGTATGGCAAAAGACTTTAGCCCCATTGCAATCCAAAACGCTAAAGCCTTTGATGATACGCTCTGTAAAGAGATGTATACTCATCGTGTGGATTTAAGCCATCTGCCTTTTTGTGTGATTGACCCAAAAGATGCAAAAGACCACGATGATGCCATTTATTTTGACACAAAGGAGCAAACGCTCTATGTGGCTATTGCCGATGTGAGTGAATATGTCAGTATGGAGAGTGAGCTTGATAAAAATACAAGACAAAGAGGCTTTAGCATATATTTTCCGCATAAAGTAATCCCTATGCTCCCCAATGAGCTAAGCAGTGGAATCTGCTCACTTAAGGCGCAAAAGCTTTCTTTAGCAATGGTGTGGAAGATTTGCTTAAATAAACAAGCCCATATCTTACAAAGCGAGCTTTTAGAAGCGATGATTATGCCACAGGCTAATGTGAGCTATGAAGAAGTAGAAGCCTTTTTACACAATCAGCCAAATCCTCTGCCTAAGGCAATCCAAAAATGGCTCAAAGCCTATGTGCCCTATGTGAAAAAGGCAAAAGCACATCGCTTAAAGCAAGGCTATGAATTTTGCAGTGAGGAAATAACCCTAGAGCTTAATGTGGAGGGTAAAATATCCCATTGGCAGCGACATCAGCAAGGCTTAGCCCATAGCATTATTGAAGAATCAATGCTCTTAGCTAATGTGGAGAGTGCAAAAATGCTCGAAAATACTGCTCCTCAAGGTATTTATAGAATCCACCCCACCCCAAAAAAAGATCGTATCGGCTTTCTTTTGTGGCAGCTTGAAAATATGGGCTTTGAAATCCCGCAGACCAAAGATATTCACAAACTCATTCACACACTTCAGGCACAAAGCGCATATATGTATACCCATAATGTAGAAGCCCACACACTTAAAATGCGTGATATCCTAGATAGTATGATTATTCAATCCTTTGCCAAAGCCACATATAGCACACATAACATAGGGCATTTTGGCTTAGGTTTTGATGTCTATACACATTTTACCTCGCCTATTCGCCGATATAGCGATTTGGTAGTGCATAGAATTTTAAAGGCTATTTTGCACAAACACAAAAGTATTGATTTTTTAACACATACTCTCAATGGGATCGCTGAAGAGCTGAATGTCAAAGAAAGGCAAATCAGCCATATTGAGCAAGCATTCTATCGTCTTAAAATGCTTCGCTATGCAGCAGAACTTTTAGATTCACATAAACAAGTGATGTGTCCCGCCATTGTCATAGATGAATCCTCCCATTGTATAGCTTTAGATGTGATACCACAGATGAAAATTACACTTTCACACTCACTTGAGAAATACACAATCATCAATGTTCGCCTTGAAAGCGTAGATTTGATACAAGGAGCTAT
- a CDS encoding ATP-dependent Clp protease adaptor ClpS → MAHTGFETSTDTLLEEPRLYRVLLLNDDYTAMDFVTQILMEVFDKTSDEATAIMLKIHNEGRGVCGIYTYDIAELKSQIVTQKAKAHKYPLRVITEEMLS, encoded by the coding sequence TTGGCGCATACGGGATTTGAGACAAGCACAGATACATTACTTGAGGAGCCAAGACTTTATCGCGTTTTGCTTTTAAATGATGATTATACAGCGATGGATTTTGTAACGCAGATTCTTATGGAGGTGTTTGATAAGACTTCTGATGAAGCTACGGCTATTATGCTAAAGATTCACAACGAGGGCAGGGGAGTATGCGGGATTTATACCTATGATATTGCTGAACTCAAGAGCCAAATTGTTACCCAAAAGGCAAAGGCACATAAATATCCCCTTCGTGTTATCACCGAGGAAATGCTTTCTTAA
- a CDS encoding AAA family ATPase yields the protein MIGQNLTLIFNESIDIAREMRHNILTTEHLFLATLNNTQGISILQKCGGNIQEMRRMTNLYLQKYVPFSHHLIQNPRQTPALDRIIETMVKHAQNSNRQSVDVGDLLASIMEENQSFSTQILKSQGIDRLSVLEVITQQEHEDVINESTQSAESYLEKYTRNLSALAKEDKIDPVIGREAEIWRVSEILCRRKKNNPILVGEPGVGKTAIAEGLALEIYHKRLPKALHNAQIFALDVGSMISGSKYRGDFEKRLKGVLKEIAQIPHSVLFIDEIHTIVGAGATSGSNLDASNLLKPALANGTLRCIGATTFSEFKTHFDKDKALVRRFSKVEVKEPSLEDCYKIIEGLAPIYESYHHIKYTKKALKACVDLSNRYISDKFLPDKAIDLLDEVGANTRIYRTDKDSMPLITIKDIESILSKSVHIPKSSMSKDEGKALLTLASKLKERIFSQDKAIDELSKVIKTNKAGLSEGNKPIGSFVFAGPSGVGKTELAKELARILGIGFVKFDMSEYMEAHSISRLIGAPAGYVGFEQGGLLVDSIRKNPHCVLLLDEIEKAHIDIYNILLQILDSASLTDNAGNKADFKNVIVIMTSNAGSKEANTLGFRADIQSKNDSAIKMLFSPELRSRIDSVIHFNPLGLKEYTLIAKKYISDLATSLKERYINVSIDTKALHYLATQSMDKALGAREIKKIIDSQIKLALSDEILFGALKKGGNVKITLKQSPTPHIALVCNKIHKSIENNKKDVAKVL from the coding sequence ATGATAGGACAGAATCTTACGCTTATTTTTAATGAATCTATCGATATTGCACGAGAAATGCGACATAATATCCTCACAACAGAACATCTATTTTTAGCCACGCTGAATAATACTCAAGGTATTTCTATTTTGCAAAAATGTGGGGGTAATATACAGGAAATGCGCCGTATGACAAATCTCTATTTGCAAAAATATGTGCCATTTTCTCATCATCTCATACAAAACCCTAGGCAAACACCAGCCCTTGATAGAATTATCGAAACAATGGTAAAGCACGCTCAAAATAGTAATCGTCAAAGTGTAGATGTAGGAGATCTCCTTGCCTCTATTATGGAAGAAAATCAAAGCTTTAGCACACAGATACTCAAATCTCAAGGTATTGATAGACTAAGTGTGCTAGAAGTCATCACGCAACAAGAGCACGAAGATGTAATAAATGAAAGCACACAATCTGCAGAAAGTTATCTTGAAAAATACACAAGGAACCTCTCTGCACTTGCTAAAGAGGACAAAATCGACCCTGTTATTGGGCGCGAGGCAGAGATTTGGCGTGTGAGTGAGATACTCTGCAGACGTAAAAAAAACAACCCTATACTTGTAGGTGAGCCCGGTGTGGGGAAAACTGCCATTGCTGAAGGATTAGCACTAGAGATTTATCATAAGCGATTGCCAAAGGCTTTACACAATGCGCAAATTTTCGCCCTTGATGTGGGCAGTATGATTTCAGGGAGCAAATATCGCGGCGATTTTGAAAAGCGATTAAAAGGTGTGCTAAAAGAAATCGCGCAAATTCCCCATAGTGTGCTATTTATCGATGAGATTCACACGATTGTAGGCGCTGGAGCAACTTCTGGATCAAATCTTGATGCCTCTAATCTCCTTAAGCCCGCCCTTGCTAATGGTACATTACGTTGCATTGGGGCGACTACCTTTAGTGAGTTTAAAACGCATTTTGATAAGGATAAAGCCCTTGTGAGGCGATTTAGCAAGGTAGAAGTCAAAGAGCCAAGTTTGGAGGATTGCTATAAAATCATAGAGGGTTTAGCACCCATTTATGAATCTTATCATCACATCAAATATACAAAAAAAGCCCTCAAAGCCTGTGTGGATTTATCTAATCGATATATCAGCGATAAATTTTTACCCGATAAGGCGATTGATTTGCTTGATGAAGTGGGGGCAAATACTAGAATCTACCGCACGGACAAAGATTCTATGCCTCTTATTACTATTAAAGATATAGAATCTATCCTTAGCAAAAGTGTGCATATCCCTAAAAGCTCTATGAGTAAAGATGAGGGAAAAGCCCTGCTTACCCTTGCTAGCAAGCTTAAAGAGCGTATTTTCTCGCAGGATAAAGCCATTGATGAGCTAAGCAAAGTGATTAAGACAAACAAAGCCGGGCTAAGTGAGGGGAATAAGCCTATTGGTAGTTTTGTCTTTGCTGGACCTAGCGGCGTGGGGAAAACTGAACTTGCTAAAGAATTAGCGCGTATTTTAGGCATTGGGTTTGTTAAATTTGATATGAGCGAATATATGGAGGCACATTCTATTTCGCGGCTTATTGGTGCACCTGCGGGATATGTGGGCTTTGAGCAGGGGGGATTACTTGTAGATTCTATCCGTAAGAATCCCCATTGTGTATTACTGCTTGATGAAATTGAAAAGGCGCATATCGATATTTATAATATTTTGTTGCAGATTCTTGATTCTGCAAGTCTCACAGACAATGCTGGGAATAAGGCGGATTTTAAGAATGTAATTGTCATTATGACAAGCAATGCTGGGAGTAAGGAGGCAAACACATTGGGCTTTAGAGCGGATATACAAAGCAAAAATGATAGCGCTATCAAAATGCTTTTCTCCCCTGAATTGCGTAGTCGAATCGATAGTGTGATACATTTTAATCCGCTAGGGCTTAAAGAATATACATTGATTGCTAAAAAATACATTAGCGATCTTGCTACCTCGCTTAAGGAGCGGTATATTAATGTAAGCATAGATACTAAGGCGCTGCATTATCTTGCCACACAAAGTATGGATAAAGCCCTTGGTGCGCGAGAGATAAAAAAGATTATCGATAGTCAAATCAAACTCGCCTTAAGTGATGAAATCCTCT